In the genome of Deinococcus aetherius, the window GCTGGACATAAGGTTCCTCCTGGGGGTGGGCGACTCGCTTGAAATACGAGCAGAGGTGACTTGGGCGTTCGATTCACGTGGGAAAGCGCCGCATCTCCTTTCCCACGACCGTCACTCCAGCGGCGCCATGCCGAACGCCGCGCGGCTCCCGGCGCACCACACGACCACGCTGCCGAAGCCCGCCGACATGTCAACGCCGGGGGGCAGGGCGAACTCGAAACTGCCCCGGGGCAGGCTCATCTCGCCGAGCTGAAGGGCCGAGCCGCCCTGGCCCCCCTCCACCTGTGCCCGGGTTGGCACGCCCTTGTGCAGCCACACTTGCAGACGCGGGCAGCTCCCCGTTTGGAAGCGGTGCAGCAGCAGGTGGGTGGCCCCCTCACGGCTGCGAAAGGCGACCACCGTGCCGCTCGTCGGGGCCGCCCAGCTCCGGAAGACGCCCGTGCGCTCGATCACGCCGCTGGGCGCCACGCTGCTCTGCGCGCCCGCCACCCCCAGCACCGCGAGGGCAAGCAGCAGCGCCGGGCCGGGCTGTTGTCCGTTCTTCACTTCGTTTCCTTTCACGTGCCCTCAGGCGTGTTTCCCCGGCCCCGGATGGGCGAGCAGCGAGGGCGCCCGGCGACCTTCGGCGGGCCCCTCGTCCACCCTCGCCAGGGGCACGGTCAGAGCGGCGCTCTGCATCGGCAGCACCTCCCGCCAGTCGCGGATGAGCTGGCGGTACGCCTCGCCCACCGGGCGGATGTTGCGCTCCAGGTCGAAGAGCCCGAGCGGATTGACCCGCCCGCTCTGCTCGCACAGGGCCGTGTCCCAGTCCACCTGATCGGTCAGCGAGTACCACGTGAAGCCCACGATAGGCACCCCGTTCTGGCGCAGCCTGGTCAGGTTGGCCCACTCCTTGTACAGCCAGTTCACCGCCTCCTGCCCGCTCTCGCCCTGCCACAGGTTCGTCTCGGTGTGCATGACGGGCAGGCCGTAGCGGTCGAAGTACTGCTGGGTGATCAGCGCGTACCCGAAGACCTCGCCGCAGAACTTCCAGGTCCCGTCCGCCGTGACCCGGTGCTCGTTGGTGGCGTAGTAGTCGTTGCCCATGATGCAGTGGTGCTTGAGGTTGTGCATCAGGAAGAAGCGGTACTCCTCGCGGGTCATCCCGTTCCCGAGGAGGTACTCGTACATCTCCGAGTCCACTCGGTGCCCGTAGTTCAGGTCGAGCGACAGGAAGCGCACGTCGTTCAGGAAGCCCGCCAGCTCCGCCGACGCCGGAGTCTCGGCGTGGAAGTACTCGCTGGATTCGCTCTGGATGAAGATGGCGTCGGGCCTCGCGGCGAGGATGGCGTGCATGGCGAGGACGTTGGCCTTGACGAGGTGCTTGAGCGCCGTGACGAAGCCCCGGTCCGTTCTGAGCCGCTCGTTCCACCAGCCGTACTTGCCCGAGAACATCGCGCAGACGAACATCTCGTTGACGGGCGTGTAGAGCTGCACCCAGGGGAAGCGCCGCGCGAAGGCGCCCGCGTAGGCGGCGAACAGTTCCGGGAAGTCCGGGTTCTGGAAGTCCCCGAGCCAGTCCGGCACCCCGAAGTGGCACAGGTCCACGATGGGGGTGATGCGGAGGCGCCGCAGCTCCGCAAAGGTCTCGTCCGCGAAGCTCCAGTCGTACCTTCCCGGCGCGGTGAAACTCGTGTGCAGTGGGGGGCCGTAGCGCAGGAAAGGAATGCCGAGTTCGGTGACGAGTTCGAGGTCGCGCCGCCAGTGGGCGTAGTGGCCGCACTTCGCCATCTCGTCCACCCGCTCGCGGTTCTCCCCGATGGTAGGGGCGCTGTTCTCGATGCCGGTGGCGAACATGAAGTGGGTCATGGGGCCTCCCGGGAGAGGGCCGGGGAGGGGAGACCTGCCCCCGGCCCCCGCCGTCACTGAAGCGGCGCGGCGCCGAAGGCGGTCTTCACGTCCGCGCACCACAACACGACGCTCTTGTAGTCGCTGGCCTTGGTTCCGGCGGGCAGCGTGTACGTGAAATTGCCGCTGAACTTCTTCAGGGTCCCGACGCCGACGTGCTTCACCCTGGCGATGTCCGCGTCCTTGGCGCCCTTCATAGGAGCGGCGCCCGTATACAGCCACACCTGAAGGTCCGGCCCGGGTTCGGTCTTGAGATTGCTCAGGGTCAACGTCATCTTGCCGCCCGACTCGCTCAGGGTGGCGGTGCCCGTGGTGGGCGCGCCCAGGGCGTGAAAAGAGCCCGAGTGGGACATGCCCGACTGGGCCGCCAGGGCGGTCAGGCTACCCAGCAGGGAGGTGACGAGGACGGCGGAGAGGAGCTGCTTGTTCATGAGACCTCCAGGGGGGCGGGGAAGCGGTGGCGGATGCCGGACCCAGGGCGCACCCTGGGCCTGAACCTGCGGTCTTTACGACACCTTTACTTATCCGGAGGAGCAGGGAAAAAACAGGGTAATAGGGTCAGGTCAGCGGGTGCACCGCGCGGACGGTCCAGGCGGTGCGCCCGAGCGGTCCGTCCACGACCTCGAAGCGGACCTGGGCGCCGGGGGACGGAGCGCGGTCCCCCTCGCCGGGGATGGCGGTGAAGGGCCGCGACTGGCAACGGACGCTGCTGGTCAAGTCAGAACTCCTCTCCGCGCTCCCGCCACGCGCGTACACTGATCCATGGCTTTGATTGACCCCGCCGCGCTTGGCACCTTCCTCGTCGCGTCGCTCGTCATCATCATGGCTCCTGGCCCCGACTTCGCCATGGTCGTCGCGCGTTCCATCAGCGGCGGCTGGCGGGTTGGCCTCTCCACAACCTTCGGCTTTTCGCTCGGCGTCCTCGCGCATACCCTGTTCGCCGCGTTCGGTCTCAGCGCCCTGCTGCTTACCTCCGCGCTCGCCTTCGAGATCGTCAAGTGGGCCGGGGCCGCCTACCTCATCTATCTCGGCATCAAGGCATTGCTCGAACGCACGCCGCATGTCGCCTTGCCCGGTCAGGGCGCAGCCCCGCCGACCCTGCGCCGGGCCTTCTGGCAAGCCGCGCTCACCGACCTCCTCAATCCAAAGGTCGCCCTGTTCTTCCTGGCGTTCCTGCCGCAGTTCATTCATCCGGAGCGAGGTTCGGTCGTCGCGCAATTCTTGATCCTCGGCCTGCTGTTCTTGCTCGTCGGTC includes:
- a CDS encoding DM13 domain-containing protein; its protein translation is MKNGQQPGPALLLALAVLGVAGAQSSVAPSGVIERTGVFRSWAAPTSGTVVAFRSREGATHLLLHRFQTGSCPRLQVWLHKGVPTRAQVEGGQGGSALQLGEMSLPRGSFEFALPPGVDMSAGFGSVVVWCAGSRAAFGMAPLE
- a CDS encoding family 1 glycosylhydrolase; translation: MTHFMFATGIENSAPTIGENRERVDEMAKCGHYAHWRRDLELVTELGIPFLRYGPPLHTSFTAPGRYDWSFADETFAELRRLRITPIVDLCHFGVPDWLGDFQNPDFPELFAAYAGAFARRFPWVQLYTPVNEMFVCAMFSGKYGWWNERLRTDRGFVTALKHLVKANVLAMHAILAARPDAIFIQSESSEYFHAETPASAELAGFLNDVRFLSLDLNYGHRVDSEMYEYLLGNGMTREEYRFFLMHNLKHHCIMGNDYYATNEHRVTADGTWKFCGEVFGYALITQQYFDRYGLPVMHTETNLWQGESGQEAVNWLYKEWANLTRLRQNGVPIVGFTWYSLTDQVDWDTALCEQSGRVNPLGLFDLERNIRPVGEAYRQLIRDWREVLPMQSAALTVPLARVDEGPAEGRRAPSLLAHPGPGKHA
- a CDS encoding DM13 domain-containing protein produces the protein MNKQLLSAVLVTSLLGSLTALAAQSGMSHSGSFHALGAPTTGTATLSESGGKMTLTLSNLKTEPGPDLQVWLYTGAAPMKGAKDADIARVKHVGVGTLKKFSGNFTYTLPAGTKASDYKSVVLWCADVKTAFGAAPLQ
- a CDS encoding LysE family translocator codes for the protein MALIDPAALGTFLVASLVIIMAPGPDFAMVVARSISGGWRVGLSTTFGFSLGVLAHTLFAAFGLSALLLTSALAFEIVKWAGAAYLIYLGIKALLERTPHVALPGQGAAPPTLRRAFWQAALTDLLNPKVALFFLAFLPQFIHPERGSVVAQFLILGLLFLLVGLVWDAFLAVLAGRVGVWAARHPWFVLVQTRISGAVMLALGVRLALSRRDAV